In a single window of the Flavivirga spongiicola genome:
- the folK gene encoding 2-amino-4-hydroxy-6-hydroxymethyldihydropteridine diphosphokinase — MIKPQTFHIALGSNKGDKFKNLQNAVDLIHVRAGNIKLISKVYKSPAFGFESDDFFNTCLVLESYLEPQKLLQTLLNIETDLGRIRRSKDYEARIIDLDIVFAEDRIIETKTLQVPHPEMEKRKFVLLPLNDVASKIRHPKLDKEVSVLLAECEDESVLEPVSIWLKNPRKAFDFSKYNYIAVEGNIGAGKTSLANKIAHDYNAKLILERFADNPFLPKFYEDTARYAFPLEMSFLADRYQQISDDLSQLDLFKDFIVSDYDVFKSLIFSKITLQEDEFKLYRKLFYLMYKEIAKPDMYVYLYQNTERLRHNIKKRGRDYEQNIDDDYLEKINAGYLGFLKSQTDFNVKIIDVSDRDFVENRADYLWVLGEICK, encoded by the coding sequence ATGATAAAACCACAAACATTTCATATCGCTTTAGGAAGTAATAAAGGAGATAAATTTAAAAATCTCCAAAATGCGGTCGATTTGATACATGTTAGAGCTGGTAACATAAAACTGATTTCTAAAGTCTATAAATCACCCGCCTTTGGGTTTGAAAGTGACGATTTTTTTAATACTTGTTTGGTTTTAGAAAGTTATTTAGAACCTCAAAAACTACTTCAAACTTTATTAAATATCGAAACTGATTTAGGACGCATTAGAAGATCGAAAGATTACGAAGCACGCATTATAGATTTGGATATTGTTTTTGCTGAAGACCGTATTATTGAAACTAAAACGCTTCAAGTACCGCATCCAGAAATGGAGAAACGTAAGTTTGTACTATTACCGCTTAATGATGTAGCGTCTAAAATTAGGCACCCCAAACTTGATAAGGAAGTATCCGTTTTGTTGGCTGAATGTGAAGATGAGAGTGTTTTAGAACCTGTTAGTATTTGGTTGAAAAACCCAAGGAAAGCCTTTGATTTTTCAAAGTATAATTACATTGCCGTTGAAGGTAATATTGGTGCAGGGAAAACTAGTTTAGCAAATAAAATAGCTCACGATTATAATGCGAAACTTATTTTAGAGCGTTTTGCTGATAATCCCTTTTTACCTAAATTTTACGAAGATACTGCTCGTTATGCCTTTCCTTTAGAAATGTCTTTTTTAGCAGATCGCTACCAACAAATATCAGATGATTTATCGCAGCTCGATTTGTTCAAAGATTTTATTGTGAGTGATTACGATGTGTTTAAATCACTTATTTTTTCAAAAATCACCTTGCAAGAAGATGAGTTTAAGCTGTATAGAAAGTTATTTTATTTAATGTATAAAGAAATTGCAAAACCCGATATGTATGTCTATTTATATCAAAACACTGAGCGTTTACGGCATAATATAAAAAAGCGAGGGCGCGATTACGAACAAAATATTGATGATGACTATTTGGAAAAAATTAATGCAGGCTATTTAGGGTTTTTAAAATCTCAAACTGATTTTAACGTTAAGATTATTGATGTTTCTGACAGGGATTTTGTGGAGAATCGAGCGGATTATTTATGGGTTTTAGGTGAGATTTGTAAGTGA
- a CDS encoding queuosine precursor transporter, with product MTLRDKLAAQRIYILLGALFITSLVVSNLIFQKFFYWYPLDVEIFGSKLFEISVGILPYPITFLITDLISEIYGKKRANDVVVTGIFASLFSLLIILVADLVPATPWSYVKDDMFKTVFGNSIIAVFASMLTYLFAQFVDIQIYHFWKRLTKGKHLWLRNNFSTWFSQFVDTFTIVTLLCSFGIIDWSNFKGLLISGFLFKVFVAACDTPLLYLGVYLFRKRFNLKVNEEIDLL from the coding sequence ATGACATTAAGAGACAAACTTGCTGCCCAGCGTATTTACATACTTCTTGGAGCTTTATTTATAACATCGTTAGTGGTGTCTAACCTCATTTTTCAGAAGTTTTTTTATTGGTATCCGCTTGATGTTGAGATTTTTGGAAGCAAACTTTTTGAAATCTCTGTTGGCATATTACCTTATCCTATTACCTTTTTAATTACCGATTTAATTAGTGAAATTTATGGTAAAAAGCGCGCTAACGATGTGGTGGTGACTGGTATTTTCGCTTCGCTTTTTTCGCTTTTAATAATCCTGGTTGCAGACCTTGTTCCGGCAACACCCTGGTCTTACGTTAAAGACGATATGTTTAAAACAGTGTTTGGTAATTCTATCATTGCTGTATTTGCAAGTATGCTCACCTATTTATTTGCACAGTTTGTAGATATTCAGATTTACCATTTCTGGAAACGACTCACCAAAGGCAAACACCTTTGGCTACGAAATAACTTTTCTACATGGTTCTCGCAATTTGTTGACACTTTTACAATTGTTACTTTATTATGCTCATTTGGCATTATTGATTGGTCAAATTTTAAAGGCTTATTAATTAGTGGGTTTTTATTTAAAGTTTTTGTTGCAGCTTGCGATACCCCACTTTTATATTTAGGTGTTTATTTATTCAGAAAACGTTTCAACTTAAAAGTGAACGAAGAAATTGATTTGCTTTAA
- a CDS encoding LysE family transporter has protein sequence MVLVYLLIGILAAILGALPLGASNIAVINTTLKQNAKKAFKIAIAAGVAEVMLSYYALHCNVLVKDFFNNNLWVQIMVAFLLLIAGTYLIFKKQSEKKPKKRNITQSKYATGFFLGILNPPVLIYWVIAFGIINNNDIMLSLQSSLSVLFLFFGGVYIGKLLTLYSYSRFSLLIKSKVQNISLIINKVTGVLLIVIAFAQVVKLYVI, from the coding sequence ATGGTTTTAGTTTATTTATTAATTGGCATTTTGGCAGCGATTCTTGGCGCACTTCCTTTAGGCGCTTCTAACATTGCGGTTATTAACACAACCTTAAAACAAAACGCAAAGAAAGCTTTTAAAATTGCTATCGCAGCTGGAGTTGCAGAAGTCATGCTATCATATTACGCACTACATTGCAATGTGCTTGTGAAAGATTTTTTTAATAATAACTTATGGGTACAAATAATGGTTGCTTTTCTTTTACTTATTGCAGGCACCTATTTAATCTTTAAAAAACAATCTGAAAAAAAACCTAAAAAAAGAAACATAACGCAATCAAAATATGCAACTGGTTTTTTTCTTGGCATATTAAACCCTCCCGTTTTAATCTACTGGGTCATCGCTTTTGGTATTATAAATAACAATGACATCATGCTATCATTGCAGTCATCACTTTCTGTATTATTTTTATTCTTTGGTGGAGTGTATATAGGCAAATTACTTACCCTTTATTCTTATAGTAGATTTAGCTTATTAATTAAAAGTAAGGTTCAGAATATCTCCCTTATTATCAATAAAGTTACTGGTGTTTTATTAATTGTTATTGCTTTTGCACAAGTAGTCAAGTTGTATGTAATTTAG
- the rpsU gene encoding 30S ribosomal protein S21: protein MLKIIIKDGENIERALKRYKRKHRNIKVMQNLRDGQFFTKPSVKRRREVQKAAYIQNLRDQEDI, encoded by the coding sequence ATGCTAAAGATTATTATTAAAGATGGTGAAAATATAGAGCGTGCCTTAAAACGCTACAAAAGAAAACACAGAAACATCAAAGTTATGCAAAACTTGAGAGATGGTCAATTTTTCACAAAACCATCTGTTAAGAGGCGTCGTGAAGTTCAAAAAGCTGCGTACATTCAAAACTTAAGAGACCAAGAAGATATTTAG
- a CDS encoding AsmA family protein: MKKALKISGITLLIILVLLIAIPFAFKGQIKDMVKQFINENLNAQVEFSDVSLSFIKSFPQAHVSVNDLVITNFEPFKGETFVTSKNIALTMSVKELFKTTGEDPIVINSITVDETLLTLKTDKFGNTNFDIAKKDKEHVSTETETSSFSFDIENYSINNSALAYIDDASKTTIYISELNHEGRGIFSAETSELDTKTEANISFTIDSSAYLSNNPIKLDAIIGLDLANSKYTFKENKGYINKLPLEFHGYVQQLENSQEIDITFKNPETSFKNFLALIPEAYSKNIEGVQTTGDFEVKGIIKGISSEKTIPNLDISITSNNASFKYPDLPKRVENITINTAIKNTTGNVDDTYIDIKALNFRIDSDVFRSSATLKNMTQNMLVNANIDGILNLANLTKVYPVELENTLTGTLKGTINTAFDMKAIETNAYERIKNNGSASISDFVFSSEDMVNPIHISEANMTFNPETVSLSNFKARTGHSDLNATGTIKNLLGFLLSDNTLQGYFNLNSTFFKVNDFMSEEDNASDTSDITQDTESLKIPDFLDCTINANAKTVVYDNLNLKDVKGTLIIKDQKVTLKDMTSHIFDGTLAISGDISTKNETPTFNLNLGADGFDISQSFKDLELLRNLAPIAKLIQGKLNTNINLAGDLDDELFPKLSSLSGDALTELLATKVNADQGELFSKLEGSLSFIDFDKLDLKDLKTKLEFANGKVNVKPFQLTYEDITIDVSGSHGFDKNLDYSAVFNVPAKYLGSDVNQLLGKINNEEAKNISIPVTANIGGTYILPSVKTDLTSGVKNLTNQLIEIEKQKLLNQGKGKVTDLISDVIGGNKSKTDSIKKEQNKSVKDVLGGIIGNDKKQTDSTKTNATETTVKNVLGGLLGGKKKKD; encoded by the coding sequence ATGAAAAAAGCTTTAAAAATATCAGGCATTACTTTGCTCATCATACTAGTTCTTTTAATAGCTATTCCTTTTGCTTTTAAAGGACAAATAAAAGATATGGTGAAACAATTTATAAATGAAAACCTGAATGCCCAAGTAGAATTTAGCGACGTAAGTTTAAGTTTTATAAAAAGCTTTCCCCAAGCACATGTCTCAGTAAACGATTTGGTTATAACCAATTTCGAACCCTTTAAAGGTGAAACATTTGTAACCTCTAAGAACATTGCACTTACTATGTCGGTTAAAGAATTATTTAAAACAACAGGCGAAGATCCTATTGTTATAAATTCTATTACTGTAGATGAAACCTTATTAACTCTTAAAACAGATAAGTTTGGTAATACCAATTTTGATATTGCTAAAAAAGATAAAGAGCATGTTTCGACGGAAACAGAAACTAGTAGTTTTTCTTTTGATATTGAAAATTACAGCATCAACAATAGTGCTTTAGCATATATAGATGACGCATCTAAAACCACCATTTATATATCAGAACTTAATCATGAAGGTAGAGGTATCTTTTCTGCAGAAACCTCTGAACTAGATACGAAAACCGAGGCAAATATTAGTTTCACTATAGATAGTAGTGCTTATTTAAGTAACAATCCTATTAAACTAGATGCCATAATAGGATTAGATCTGGCTAATAGCAAATACACCTTTAAAGAAAATAAAGGTTATATAAATAAGCTGCCTTTAGAGTTTCATGGTTATGTACAGCAATTAGAAAACAGTCAAGAGATCGACATTACTTTCAAAAACCCGGAAACATCTTTTAAAAATTTCTTAGCGTTAATTCCTGAAGCGTATTCAAAAAATATTGAGGGCGTTCAAACTACTGGTGATTTTGAAGTTAAAGGTATTATTAAAGGCATAAGCTCAGAAAAAACTATTCCTAATTTAGATATTAGCATCACATCAAACAATGCCTCTTTTAAATACCCCGATTTACCAAAACGCGTGGAAAACATTACCATAAATACAGCTATAAAAAATACTACTGGAAATGTTGATGATACTTATATTGATATAAAAGCACTGAATTTTAGAATTGATAGCGATGTATTTAGATCGTCTGCCACTTTAAAAAATATGACGCAAAATATGTTGGTAAATGCCAATATTGATGGTATTTTAAATTTAGCAAACCTAACAAAAGTGTATCCCGTTGAATTGGAAAACACTTTAACAGGCACTCTAAAAGGAACTATAAATACGGCTTTCGACATGAAAGCCATTGAAACAAATGCTTACGAACGCATAAAAAATAATGGCTCTGCGAGCATTAGTGATTTTGTATTTTCTTCAGAAGACATGGTTAATCCAATTCATATTTCTGAAGCGAATATGACTTTTAACCCTGAGACCGTATCACTTAGTAATTTTAAAGCCAGAACAGGTCATAGTGATTTGAATGCTACAGGAACCATTAAAAATTTACTAGGTTTTTTATTAAGTGATAACACATTACAGGGTTACTTTAATTTGAATTCTACTTTTTTTAAAGTAAATGATTTTATGTCTGAAGAAGATAACGCCTCAGACACCAGTGATATAACCCAAGATACGGAATCATTGAAAATTCCGGATTTTTTAGATTGCACTATTAATGCCAATGCAAAAACGGTCGTTTATGACAATCTAAATTTGAAAGACGTAAAAGGCACGCTTATAATTAAAGATCAAAAAGTGACGCTTAAAGACATGACCTCCCATATATTTGATGGTACTTTGGCTATTTCGGGTGACATTTCTACAAAAAATGAAACACCTACCTTCAATTTAAATTTAGGTGCAGATGGCTTTGATATTTCTCAATCTTTTAAAGATTTAGAACTATTAAGAAACTTAGCGCCTATTGCTAAGCTAATTCAAGGAAAACTAAATACCAATATAAATTTAGCGGGCGATTTAGATGACGAGCTCTTTCCAAAATTAAGTAGTCTTTCCGGTGATGCCCTTACTGAATTATTGGCTACTAAAGTAAACGCAGATCAAGGTGAATTATTTAGCAAATTAGAAGGTTCTTTAAGTTTTATAGATTTTGATAAATTAGATTTGAAAGACCTTAAAACAAAATTAGAATTCGCTAATGGAAAAGTGAACGTAAAACCTTTTCAATTAACATACGAAGATATTACTATAGATGTTTCTGGTTCTCATGGTTTTGATAAAAATTTGGATTACAGTGCCGTTTTCAATGTGCCAGCGAAGTATTTAGGAAGTGATGTTAATCAATTACTTGGCAAAATTAATAACGAGGAAGCAAAAAACATAAGTATTCCTGTTACCGCAAACATTGGTGGAACCTATATACTCCCCTCTGTAAAAACTGATTTAACAAGTGGTGTTAAGAACCTGACAAATCAACTCATCGAAATTGAGAAACAAAAATTACTTAATCAAGGTAAAGGCAAAGTAACAGACTTAATTAGTGATGTTATTGGCGGCAATAAAAGCAAAACTGATTCCATAAAAAAGGAGCAAAACAAATCAGTTAAAGATGTTTTAGGAGGCATTATTGGAAACGATAAAAAACAAACGGATTCTACTAAAACAAACGCAACAGAAACCACTGTAAAGAATGTTCTTGGCGGTTTATTAGGAGGTAAGAAGAAAAAAGACTGA
- a CDS encoding GIY-YIG nuclease family protein, whose amino-acid sequence MKIYYVYILKCSDNSYYTGITSNLTKRIIEHKAGKHIDSYTYKRRPIDLEFYAEFTNVDLAIQTEKQIKKWSRVKKEALIKNEFEKLPNLAKKKFNKL is encoded by the coding sequence ATGAAAATTTATTATGTCTATATCTTAAAATGTTCCGACAATAGCTATTATACTGGTATAACATCTAATTTAACGAAACGAATAATAGAGCATAAAGCTGGAAAACATATAGATAGTTATACTTATAAACGTAGGCCAATAGATTTAGAGTTTTATGCAGAATTCACAAATGTTGATTTAGCAATACAAACTGAAAAGCAAATTAAAAAGTGGTCCAGAGTTAAAAAAGAGGCTTTAATTAAAAATGAGTTTGAAAAGCTTCCTAATTTAGCTAAAAAGAAATTTAACAAACTTTAG